The following proteins are co-located in the Gouania willdenowi unplaced genomic scaffold, fGouWil2.1 scaffold_63_arrow_ctg1, whole genome shotgun sequence genome:
- the LOC114460771 gene encoding NLR family CARD domain-containing protein 3-like, whose translation MIQTRNKLTSGPGPSCVSFRSDQSMDIRMNFKGDPGVVLLLGGPQEDNIISFVKAELKHMQKIVDGDEPECSESQMEGEDEEQRRSREAFLNITLYFLKRMKQEELAERLQRTKAPRYKRELKSKLKKKFQCVSEGVAKAGSPTLLKEIFTELYITEGGGGEVNQEHEVIQIETASRRSDTAERAITLEELFKAPPGRPRPIRTVMTKGVAGIGKTLLTHKFTVDWAEDKAQQEVHFTFPLTFRELNVLRGRSFSLVGLIDHFFSGSKEAGICSFQDFLVLFILDGLDECRLPLDFLSTQTLTDVSESTSVEVLLINLIRGELLPSARLWITTRPAAANQVPPECVDMVTEVRGFTDPQKEEYFRRRSTDKEQVSRIMSHISTCRSLHIICHIPLFCWITATVLENVLKSREKGELPRTLTQIYSYYVVLQNKVKMVKFDGGAATDQHWSPQSRKMMESLGKLAFEQLQKGKLIFYESDLTECGMDLRTASVCSGVFTQVFREESSLYQDKVFTFIHLSLQEFLAALHVHQTFISSKVNLLEHKPQEEPSHSVGQPDFNLLHQSAVDEALRSPNGHLDLFLRFLLGLSLPTNQRLLQGLLTQTGSDSQTNQRTVKYIKKKLSESLSTERSINLFHCLNEVNDHSLLEEIQRSMNSGRLSTEKLSPAQWSALVFILLSSQEHLDVFDLKRFSPSEEAFLKLLPVIKASKKVKLSSCGLSERSCAALSSVLSSQSSSVKHLDLSNNDLQDSGVKLLCEGLKSPHCKLDSLSLSGCVITEVGGASLAAALSSNSSSVRELDLSYNHPGDSAVKLLSQRLNTLRADHGGEQRIKAGVRKYFCHIHLDTNSINRNLRLSDNNRMVTFVKEEELYPDHQDRFDYYSQVLCSTGLTGRCYWEVERNEDVYIAVSYRGISRKGNSYDCWFGFNNQSWSLRCYSGFYDFIHNKIDTPTSCRCGSSGRVGVYVDCPDGRLSFYEVSSDSMTLIHTVCTSFTDTLYPGFGFWSYGSSVSLSPL comes from the exons ACCCAGGTGTAGTGCTGCTCCTGGGGGGTCCTCAG gaggacaacatcatcagctttgttaaggctgaactcaaacacatgcagaagattgtggatggagatgaaccagagtgctcagagagtcagatggagggggaagatgaggagcagaggaggagcagggaggcctttctgaacatcacactgtatttcctgaagaggatgaagcaggaggagctggctgagcgtctgcaga gaacaaaAGCTCCTCGATACAAACGTGAGCTGAAGTCCAAGCTGAAGAAGAagttccagtgtgtgtctgagggcgtggctaaagcaggaagtccaaccctcctgaaggagatcttcacagagctctacatcacagagggagggggtggAGAGGTCAACCAGGAACACGAGGTCATACAAATAGAAACAGCATCCAGGAGAtcagacacagcagaaagagccatcacactagaagagctctttaaagctcctcctggaagacctcgaccaatcaggacagtgatgacaaagggcgtggctggcattgggaaaacactcttaacacacaagttcactgtagactgggctgaagacaaagcccagcaggaggtccacttcacattcccactgaccttcagagagctgaacgtgctgagggggaggagcttcagcttggtgggacttattgatcacttcttctctggaagcaaagaagcaggaatctgcagcttccaggacttcctggttttgttcatcttggatggtctggatgagtgtcggcttcctctggacttcctcagcactcagaccctgactgatgtctcagagtccacctcagtcgaggttctgctgataaacctcatcagaggagaactgcttccatcagctcgcctctggataaccacacggcctgcagcagccaatcaggtccctcctgagtgtgtggacatggtgacagaggtcagagggttTACGGACCCTCAGAAGGAGGAGTACTTCAGGAGGAGGTCCACAGATAAGGAGCAGGTCAGCAGGATCATGTCCCACATCAGTACGTGTCGTAGCCTCCACATCATATGCCACAtcccgctcttctgctggatcactgctACAGTTCTGGAGAACGTGttgaagagcagagagaagggagagctgcccaggactctgactcagatctacagctactatgtggtccttcagaacaaagtcaagatggtgaagtttgacggaggagctgccacagatcaacactggagtccacagagcaggaagatgatggagtctctgggaaaactggcttttgagcagctgcagaaaggaaagctgatcttctatgagagtgacctgacagagtgtggcatggacctcagaacagcctcagtgtgctcaggAGTGTTCACACAGGTCTTCAGAGAGGAGAGCAGCCTGTACCAGGACAAGGTGTTCACCTTCATCCACCTGAGCCTTCAGGAGTTTCTGGCTGCTCTTCATGTCCATCAGACCTTCATCAGCTCTAAAGTCAATCTGCTGGAACATAAACCACAAGAAGAGCCTTCCCATAGTGTAGGTCAGCCTGACTTTAACCTTCTCCATCAGAGTGCTGTGGACGAGGCCTTACGGAGTCCAAATGGACACTTGGACTTGTTCCTCCGCTTCCtgctgggtctttcactgccgaccaatcagaggctcctacaaggcctgctgacacagacaggaagtgactcacagaccaatcaaagaacagttaaatacatcaagaagaagctgagtgagagtttgtccacagagagaagcatcaACCTGTTCCACTGTCTGAATGAAGTGAATGATCACTCTCTGCTGGAGGAGATCCAACGGTCCATGAATTCAGGACGTCTCTCCACAGAGAAactgtctcctgctcagtggtcagctctggtcttcatcttactgtcatcacaagaacatctggatgtctttgacctgaagagattctctccttcagaggaagcttttctgaagctgctcccagtgATCAAAGCCTCCAAGAAAGTTAA GTTGAGttcctgtggtctctcagagagaagctgtgcagctctgtcctcagtcctcagctctcagtcctccagtgtgaaacatctggacctgagtaacaatgatctgcaggattcaggagtgaagctgctgtgtgaaggactgaagagtcctcactgtaaactggactctctcag tctgtcaggttgtgtcatcacagaggtgggcggggcttctctggcagcagctttgagctccaactcctccagtgtgagagagctggacctgagctacaaccatccaggagactcagcagtgaagctgctctctcagagactgaacactctgag ggcggaccatggaggagagcagaggatcaaagctggtgtgaggaagt atttctgtcacattcacctcgacacaaactccatcaacagaaacctcagactgtctgacaacaacaggatggtgacatttgtgaaggaggaggagctttatcctgatcatcaggacagatttgatTACTACAGTCAGGTTCTGTGTagtactggtctgactggtcgctgttactgggaggtggagaggaATGAAGATGTTTATAtagcagtgagttacagaggaatCAGTAGGAAAGGAAACAGTTATGATTGTTGGTTTGGATTTAATAATCAGTCCTGGAGTCTGAGATGTTACAGTGGTTTTTACGACTTCATACACAATAAGATAGACACACCTACCTCCTGTCGCTGTGGTTCCTCTGGTAGAGTAGGAGTGTATGTGGACTGTCCTGATGGACGTCTGTCCTTCTAtgaagtctcctctgactctatgacactcatccacaccgtctgtacctccttcactgacactctgtatCCTGGGTTTGGGTTTTGGTCCTATGGTTCctcagtgtctctgagtcctctgtga